In one Electrophorus electricus isolate fEleEle1 chromosome 21, fEleEle1.pri, whole genome shotgun sequence genomic region, the following are encoded:
- the gucy1b2 gene encoding guanylate cyclase soluble subunit beta-2 — translation MCQDYGFINTCLRTLVVDKFGEETWDNLRLSAEVQDTFMTYEIYDDEITLRLVQEACRVLGVSSEVVLKLFGEYFFSFCKMSGYDSMLRTLGGNLVEFIENLDALHSYLALSYQEMNAPSFRVERISDSRTLLHYYSKRKGLHPIVPGIIEAVAKDFFGCRVTMTVLEQAEEEEDEKGSREHIVFLMTEESEGTQTDALPHAQARGQEKGPERLTGSSIPTYLQSFCPSYPGRLWIDLKTFCSAFPFHIVFDQDLLVKQSGVNIQKLVPGLQMRGAQLRQYFSVVHPEVALSISSIKKFINSQFVLKAKRETLPEDLRNQPLLKLRGQMVWMPSLSCMLYLCSPKLRSLQELEERGLHLADIAPHDTTRDLILLNQQRLAEIELSNQLERKKEELRILSRHLEVEKKKTETLLYAMLPRHVANQLKEGQQVEAGEFKVCTVLFSDVVTFTNICAACEPIHIVHMLNSMYSKFDRLTNIHDVYKVETIGDAYMVVGGVPIPKDTHAERVANFALAMRIAAREVTNPITKQPIQIRVGLHTGPVLAGVVGEKMPRYCLFGDTVNTASRMESHGIPDHIHLSPFTYRVLKDKPFEIRERGEINVKGKGLMTTYFLLKNLQWSEEQIMGRGERGACVYRDDQQEAAHPDDDAGEGQMNTGDNRTLSHKGQSCSSSLLPSSDDVTPNGLALRNFLTDYSEPLEYGLPPESVTVNSRLCTLL, via the exons ATGTGCCAAGAT TACGGCTTCATTAACACATGCTTGAGGACGTTAGTGGTTGATAAATTTGGAGAAGAGACCTGGGACAATCTAAG GTTATCGGCAGAGGTCCAAGATACCTTCATGACATATGAGATTTACGATGATGAGATCACCCTTCGTCTGGTGCAGGAGGCTTGCAGGGTGCTGG GTGTATCTTCTGAGGTGGTCCTGAAGCTCTTTGGAGAATACTTCTTCAGCTTCTGTAAAATGTCAGGCTACGATTCCATGCTACGCACCCTTGGCGGGAACCTGGTGGAATTCATTGAAAACCTGGATGCTCTCCATAGTTACCTGGCATTATCTTACCAG GAGATGAACGCTCCTTCTTTCCGTGTGGAGCGAATCAGTGACAGCAGGACCCTCCTCCATTATTACTCTAAGAGGAAAGGACTGCACCCCATCGTTCCTG GCATCATCGAAGCCGTGGCGAAGGATTTCTTCGGCTGCAGAGTGACCATGACCGTGCTGGAGCAggctgaggaggaagaggatgagaagGGATCAAGAGAACACATTGTCTTCCTCATGACTGAAGAGAGCGAGGGCACACAGACTGACGCCCTGCCGCACGCCCAGGCCAGGGGACAGGAGAAAGGACCAGAGAGGCTCACGGGGTCAAGCATCCCCACAT accTGCAGTCTTTCTGCCCCAGCTACCCAGGCAGATTGTGGATTGATCTGAAAACCTTCTGCAGTGCCTTCCCCTTTCACATCGTCTTTGACCAAGAC CTCTTGGTGAAACAAAGTGGCGTGAACATCCAGAAGCTTGTGCCAGGCCTGCAGATGCGGGGCGCGCAACTGCGGCAGTACTTCAGCGTGGTCCACCCTGAGGTTGCCCTCAGCATCTCCAGCATAAAGAAGTTCATCAACAGTCAGTTTGTGCTGAAGGCTAAGAGAGAAACGCTTCCCGAGGACCTCCGGAACCAGCCCCTGCTCAAACTCCGTG gtcaGATGGTGTGGATGCCGTCTCTGAGCTGTATGCTGTATCTCTGCTCTCCTAAGCTGCGTAGTCTACAGGAGCTGGAAGAGCGCGGTCTGCACCTGGCCGACATTGCGCCCCACGACACCACCCGGGACCTCATTCTGTTGAACCAGCAGCGCCTGGCTGAGATCGAGCTCTCCAACCAGCTGGAGCGCAAGAAAGAAGAACTGCGCATCCTCTCACGCCACCTGGAGgtggagaaaaagaagacagagacactGCTCTACGCCATGCTGCCCCGTCACGTCGCCAACCAGCTCAAAGAGGGCCAGCAGGTGGAGGCAG GTGAGTTCAAGGTGTGCACTGTCCTCTTCAGTGACGTGGTCACCTTCACGAATATCTGTGCAGCCTGTGAGCCCATCCACATCGTCCACATGCTCAACAGCATGTACTCAAAGTTTGACCGCCTGACCAACATCCATGACGTCTACAAG GTGGAGACCATTGGCGATGCCTACATGGTGGTAGGAGGAGTGCCCATCCCCAAGGACACCCACGCCGAACGCGTCGCCAACTTTGCCTTGGCCATGCGGATCGCAGCCAGGGAGGTGACCAACCCCATCACTAAACAGCCGATCCAG ATCAGAGTAGgtcttcacacaggtcctgtgcTGGCAGGGGTTGTGGGTGAGAAAATGCCCCGATACTGCCTGTTTGGAGACACCGTGAACACTGCCTCACGTATGGAGAGTCACGGCATCCCGGACCATATACACCTGAGCCCTTTTACCTACAG GGTTCTGAAGGACAAACCCTTTGAGATCCGTGAACGGGGGGAGATCAACGTGAAGGGCAAGGGCCTGATGACCACCTATTTCCTGCTGAAGAACCTGCAGTGGTCTGAGGAGCAGATCAtgggcagaggagagagaggggcatgCGTGTACAGAGATGACCAACAGGAGGCAGCACACCCAGATG ATGATGCAGGGGAAGGACAGATGAACACTGGGGACAACAGGACGCTGTCTCACAAGGGTCAAAGCTGTAGctcctcccttctcccctcctctgaTGATGTCACTCCTAATGGCCTCGCCCTTCGGAACTTCTTGACTGACTACTCTGAGCCCCTGGAATATGGCCTCCCTCCTGAGAGCGTCACTGTCAACTCTCGTCTCTGCACTCTGCTTTAG